One segment of Nostoc piscinale CENA21 DNA contains the following:
- the murD gene encoding UDP-N-acetylmuramoyl-L-alanine--D-glutamate ligase, giving the protein MSKAHVIGLGKSGVAAARLLKREGWEVDLGDRNTSDTFLQQQQELAAEQITVKLGYSLDLTDTDLPQLIVVSPGVPWDIPVLVKARELGIETIGEMELAWRYLKSQPWVAITGTNGKTTTTALISAIFQAAGFDAPACGNIGYAACEVALSPQLPDWVIGEISSYQIESSSSLAPRIGVWTTFTPDHLARHKTLENYYDIKAKLLQHSQLQVFNGDDAYLNKVGLSHWPDAYWTSVKGQDFLIGDKGFYIEDGWVVEKLNATSTPTRIIPASALRMVGEHNLQNLLMSVATARLADIQPDAITKAIEQFPGVPHRLEHICTWEGIDFINDSKATNYDAAEVGLASVKSPTILIAGGEAKPGDDTGWLAKIQAKAVVVLLIGTAASAFAQRLQEVGYTNYEIVGTMEKAVPRSAELAKQHQAPVVLLSPACASFDQYPNFEVRGDDFRQLCLAWAGS; this is encoded by the coding sequence ATGTCCAAAGCTCATGTAATTGGATTAGGTAAGTCCGGTGTTGCTGCGGCGAGATTGTTGAAACGGGAAGGCTGGGAGGTGGATCTAGGCGATCGCAACACCTCTGATACCTTCCTGCAACAACAACAAGAACTTGCTGCCGAACAAATCACAGTTAAACTAGGATATTCCCTAGATTTAACCGATACTGATTTACCCCAATTAATTGTTGTTAGTCCCGGTGTACCTTGGGATATTCCCGTGTTAGTCAAAGCACGAGAACTAGGGATTGAAACAATTGGCGAAATGGAATTGGCTTGGCGATATTTAAAATCCCAGCCTTGGGTAGCCATCACGGGTACAAATGGCAAAACCACCACCACAGCTTTAATCTCCGCCATTTTCCAAGCCGCCGGTTTTGATGCACCTGCCTGCGGTAACATCGGTTATGCAGCTTGTGAAGTTGCCCTATCCCCTCAACTTCCCGATTGGGTCATCGGCGAAATTAGCAGCTATCAAATCGAATCATCCTCATCTTTAGCACCCCGCATCGGTGTTTGGACAACATTTACACCCGACCACCTCGCCCGTCACAAAACTTTAGAAAATTACTACGACATCAAAGCCAAGCTGTTACAGCACTCACAATTGCAAGTATTTAACGGCGATGATGCTTATTTAAATAAAGTCGGTCTTAGCCACTGGCCTGATGCTTATTGGACAAGTGTCAAAGGCCAAGATTTTTTAATTGGCGACAAAGGTTTTTATATCGAAGATGGCTGGGTTGTGGAAAAACTCAACGCCACCTCCACACCAACCAGAATTATCCCAGCCTCTGCATTACGTATGGTAGGAGAACACAACCTACAAAATCTCCTCATGTCCGTAGCCACAGCCAGATTAGCAGATATTCAACCCGATGCAATTACCAAAGCCATTGAACAATTCCCTGGCGTTCCCCACCGCTTAGAACATATCTGCACTTGGGAAGGAATTGACTTTATCAACGACAGCAAAGCCACCAACTACGACGCAGCCGAAGTCGGGTTAGCTTCAGTGAAGAGTCCGACAATTTTGATTGCAGGTGGTGAAGCCAAACCCGGCGATGATACAGGTTGGTTAGCCAAAATCCAAGCCAAAGCCGTAGTCGTGTTATTAATTGGTACTGCTGCATCAGCCTTTGCTCAACGTTTACAAGAAGTGGGTTACACCAATTACGAAATCGTAGGCACAATGGAGAAAGCTGTTCCCAGGTCAGCAGAATTAGCCAAACAGCACCAAGCACCTGTAGTATTGCTTTCTCCCGCTTGTGCAAGTTTCGACCAGTACCCCAACTTTGAAGTGCGTGGTGATGACTTCCGTCAGTTGTGTTTAGCTTGGGCGGGGAGTTGA
- a CDS encoding tetratricopeptide repeat protein: MGFLMRDRLITNLFLILSLTSTPQFVVAQISIEQLFEQGNAAQQAGKYAESEAAYRQIIQIEPSNAAAYYKLCDVLDDQNKLDAAIAACQKSVQLNVREEKTHNLLGYVFNRQKKLDAAVAAYKKAIQLNPKYANAYYNLALP; the protein is encoded by the coding sequence ATGGGCTTTCTTATGCGCGATCGCCTAATTACTAATTTATTTTTAATCTTATCTTTAACCAGCACACCCCAGTTTGTAGTTGCTCAAATCAGTATTGAACAGTTATTTGAACAAGGCAACGCCGCCCAACAAGCAGGTAAATACGCAGAATCAGAGGCAGCATATCGCCAGATTATTCAAATTGAACCAAGTAACGCCGCCGCTTACTACAAGCTATGTGATGTCCTAGATGATCAGAATAAACTAGATGCAGCAATAGCAGCTTGTCAAAAATCTGTTCAACTCAACGTAAGAGAGGAAAAAACACACAATCTTCTTGGTTATGTCTTTAACAGACAAAAGAAATTAGATGCCGCCGTCGCCGCCTACAAAAAAGCGATTCAACTCAATCCTAAATATGCCAATGCTTACTACAATCTCGCGTTGCCCTGA
- a CDS encoding tetratricopeptide repeat protein, whose protein sequence is MRNQNKLDAAIAAYEKAIQLNPNFANAYLRLGTTLTLQGQNKLEAAVAAYEKAIQLNPNDADAYYNLGNA, encoded by the coding sequence CTGAGAAACCAAAACAAATTAGATGCCGCCATCGCCGCCTACGAAAAAGCCATTCAACTCAACCCTAACTTTGCCAATGCTTACCTACGTTTAGGTACTACCCTTACCCTGCAAGGACAAAACAAATTAGAAGCCGCCGTCGCCGCCTACGAAAAAGCCATTCAACTCAACCCTAACGATGCTGATGCTTACTACAATCTCGGCAATGCTTGA